Part of the Pieris napi chromosome 6, ilPieNapi1.2, whole genome shotgun sequence genome, CTGATGGATTAGCTTACTCTTTCGGTATATTGCACGAAGAGTTCACTAATTACTTCGATGCATCACAATCAAAAACCTCTCTTATTGGAAgcttatttatatctataccTTTGATTTCCGGACCCATCATGAGTGCTCTAGTAGATCGGTATGGTTGCAGAACGATGACTATGATTGCTGGGGTTCTATCTACATGTGGCTTCTTACTGTCTGCATTAAGCGATTCTATTGAAATGCTTTGCCTAACCTTGGGTACACTCAGTGGATTAGCTATgggaattttatatgttacatCAGTTGTATCTGTTGCTTTTTGGTTTGATAAGCGAAGAACTTTAGCCGTATCATTAGCTTCATGTGGAATCGGGTTCGGTACTTTAATATATTCGCCtttgacaaattattttatagaattataTGATTGGAGAAACACGTTGGTGCTATTGGCAGGTACTATACTAAATATGTGTGTTTGTGGTGCATTAATGAGAGACCCTGATTGGCTCATAGTTAAAGAAGCCAGGGAAAAAAAAGGAGCAAAGACTAGACATAGAAAGTCTTCTAGCACCGGTTCTGTCTCATCTAGATCAGTAGGAGGAGAGTCAGCCTTCTTAAACATAGATGAATTAAATGATCTATTAAAGAGTGGAGAAAGTCCTGAATATATTTTGGACACACTAACGACGACATTAGCTGAAGCCAAACAGTTGGCGGTAACAACACAGATGAATGCAGAGCAATCCTGTAAAAGAACGCATTCTGACATACAACTGCCAACTTTTATTCAAAGACATGATaaagtaagtaattttattcccataaaatcattttgaaaCAGCttctataaaacaatattaatgaCAATAACTTTTCAGATACCTACGGAAGTGATCGAACggttaatgaaaaataaaaaactgtacAGAATAATACTAGAAAACTATCCTCATTTAATAACTAGAAGACGATCAGAGGAAAATTTACATGTTGATATTGTCGACGAAAATAACGTGGATGAACCAGTACCAATGAAAGTGACCGTTATGGCGAAAAGACCGAAAGAAGAAGACAAATCTAAAATGACGAAAAAGAGTTCCGATGCACCAGATTCGAGTAAACCAACGAGATCTCAAGATAACCCAAAAACTATTCCAAAGAGTGAAACGAAAACATCAGTAGTCgattataaaaaagataacAACATGACTATCGAAAAAGGTACACAAGAAAAAATACACGCCAATAAAGATCACCCTAAAACCCTACCGACTACCGCTAGCTGGATTTCCAGACAATTTAACACCGATCATCATTATCTCCGTGACATGCCGCTTTATAGAAATACAATAATGCATCGTGGAGCCATGATGAATATACCAAGGTACAAGCTCAGAGCTTCATCGTTGCcagacatttataaaaattcaacATGGTCTCTCAATTCGTATTATTCAGATGATGAACGGGTAAGTCCGCATTGATTAAACTCAACCCGTGAATAGTTCAAACACGCCAAAATGcatgaaattttaaaacgcTGCGGGTGGGTATTATTTAtgtctataatttattttaagtaacacACACTTCAAGAGGTTCGGGGAGATAacgttttagtatttttaaactCTATTTCAACTGTTGCTTTCTCCAAAGATAGTGATTTATTCCTAGATTTTGTTAAATAGTGCTAATGTTTAGGTTTGTTTTCGTAAATTTGGCTAAACAAGCGCCCAAAAATTGTTTCTGGCTCAaatgaatgtatttttatagaaatggTACCAGCGCTTAATGGATGGCCTAAAATCTATATTTGATATGAGGATGTTCATCGAATTTCACTTCATTATGTTCAACATTGGCTCTCTCCTGTTATTTGTTTGGGCGATTATACCTTACTTCTTTCTGAAATCCTATATGACCTCTGTTAATATGGAAGGAGGAGCTCTGATGATAAGCGTCATTGGTATCGCCAGTGGATTTGGTATAGTGAGTACATTATTTTAGGAACTAACAAATTGATAAAGTTTGCGGCGAATAAGTTGTCaacaataacaaaactaaaaactactaGTTAAGCATTTTTCTTGCTGTTTTTGCCTAGAAAGttataagtattaatatatatactaaagtaaagcttaggttttctagaaaagcggt contains:
- the LOC125050299 gene encoding monocarboxylate transporter 1-like gives rise to the protein MVGNESYNLNGDAHKENGEDLKQDIDKINSIKSRNSHEIVARFVIEGSPAGERVKFEGLDDNSICSDETDENKLPPIPDGGWGWVVVFAAFLVSACADGLAYSFGILHEEFTNYFDASQSKTSLIGSLFISIPLISGPIMSALVDRYGCRTMTMIAGVLSTCGFLLSALSDSIEMLCLTLGTLSGLAMGILYVTSVVSVAFWFDKRRTLAVSLASCGIGFGTLIYSPLTNYFIELYDWRNTLVLLAGTILNMCVCGALMRDPDWLIVKEAREKKGAKTRHRKSSSTGSVSSRSVGGESAFLNIDELNDLLKSGESPEYILDTLTTTLAEAKQLAVTTQMNAEQSCKRTHSDIQLPTFIQRHDKIPTEVIERLMKNKKLYRIILENYPHLITRRRSEENLHVDIVDENNVDEPVPMKVTVMAKRPKEEDKSKMTKKSSDAPDSSKPTRSQDNPKTIPKSETKTSVVDYKKDNNMTIEKGTQEKIHANKDHPKTLPTTASWISRQFNTDHHYLRDMPLYRNTIMHRGAMMNIPRYKLRASSLPDIYKNSTWSLNSYYSDDERKWYQRLMDGLKSIFDMRMFIEFHFIMFNIGSLLLFVWAIIPYFFLKSYMTSVNMEGGALMISVIGIASGFGIVALGWAGDQPWINVTKAYATCLIICGISVGAYPLFITNYWGLVVISTIFGVSYASSYSYTPAILMELMPIDYFTIAYGFILLSQGVGHLMGPPLGGLLFDLTGNWESTFYGGGVWLVISGISIGIIPYTKNRRIWGKGPLLKDLEEAQSTKNSVNV